Proteins encoded together in one Thermophilibacter immobilis window:
- a CDS encoding PTS sugar transporter subunit IIA, producing MGKLLDKRLVFVDADVKTSEDAIRLMAARLQDCGYVNEGYAEMVIEREKVFPTGLPGKTMCIAIPHTNPTFVNKAAIGVIVPKKPVKFDMMGEPGTSLNVSLIMPLVIKDSGQQIELLKEMMHVIQDSPRLERIRASRDADEILGLLHSLEEA from the coding sequence ATGGGGAAACTACTGGACAAAAGGCTCGTCTTTGTGGACGCGGACGTGAAGACCTCGGAGGATGCGATTCGTCTCATGGCGGCGCGCCTGCAGGACTGCGGCTACGTCAACGAGGGCTATGCCGAGATGGTCATCGAGCGCGAGAAGGTCTTTCCGACGGGGCTGCCCGGCAAGACCATGTGCATCGCAATTCCGCACACCAACCCCACGTTCGTCAACAAGGCCGCCATTGGGGTCATCGTTCCCAAAAAACCCGTCAAGTTTGACATGATGGGCGAACCGGGCACGTCGCTCAACGTGAGCCTGATCATGCCCCTTGTGATAAAGGACTCGGGGCAGCAGATAGAGCTGCTCAAGGAGATGATGCACGTCATCCAAGACAGCCCCCGTCTTGAACGCATCCGCGCCTCAAGGGACGCGGACGAGATCCTTGGGCTGCTTCATTCGCTCGAGGAGGCGTAA
- a CDS encoding 2-hydroxyacid dehydrogenase, which translates to MKIVVIGDIVVPCDLLVEAAQSLDEEADVVALEWKCSTRQEFQRRAQNLEKNGPTAEEIPAEAYEQVKDADILLTHFCPVAEDLIAAGPHLKLIGTCRGGMEHIDVAAATKRNIPVIHCIRNAECTSDFAVGLMFAETRNIARAHAALKKGDWRKEYMNSGYTTSLCDMTLGLMGLGHIGKLVAKKCLGIGMKRVIAYDPYLTQEQIDEVGLAVELVDEKTLFLEADIVSLHLRLTPETKDSVSTEQLALMKPTAYLINTSRAGVLDKDALVKALDERSIGGCALDVFWEEPLAQDDPLLSLDNVTLTPHNAGNVVDALPKSPLLLARKIAEFWETGKSDMVVNLKAIAS; encoded by the coding sequence ATGAAGATCGTGGTTATCGGTGACATCGTGGTGCCCTGCGACCTACTCGTCGAAGCGGCGCAATCCCTGGATGAGGAGGCTGACGTCGTCGCCCTTGAGTGGAAGTGCTCCACGCGTCAGGAGTTCCAGCGTCGAGCCCAGAACCTCGAGAAGAACGGCCCCACGGCCGAGGAGATTCCTGCAGAGGCCTATGAGCAGGTGAAGGATGCCGACATCCTCCTCACGCACTTCTGCCCCGTGGCCGAGGACCTCATCGCGGCCGGTCCGCACCTTAAGCTCATCGGTACGTGCCGCGGGGGGATGGAGCACATCGACGTGGCCGCGGCCACCAAGCGCAACATTCCCGTCATCCACTGCATCCGCAATGCAGAGTGCACGTCCGACTTTGCCGTGGGTCTCATGTTCGCCGAGACGCGCAACATCGCTCGCGCCCATGCGGCCCTCAAGAAAGGTGACTGGCGCAAGGAGTACATGAACAGTGGCTATACGACCTCTCTGTGCGACATGACCCTTGGGCTCATGGGCCTTGGACACATAGGCAAGCTCGTGGCCAAGAAGTGCCTGGGCATCGGCATGAAGCGGGTCATCGCCTATGACCCCTACCTCACGCAGGAGCAGATTGACGAGGTGGGCCTTGCCGTGGAGCTTGTCGACGAGAAGACGCTCTTCTTGGAGGCGGACATCGTGAGCCTTCACCTCCGTCTCACGCCCGAGACCAAGGACAGCGTAAGCACCGAGCAGCTCGCCCTCATGAAGCCCACGGCGTATCTCATCAACACCTCACGTGCCGGCGTGCTGGACAAGGACGCCCTGGTAAAGGCACTTGACGAGCGCTCCATCGGGGGGTGTGCCCTCGACGTCTTCTGGGAGGAGCCACTCGCCCAGGATGACCCGCTGCTGAGCCTCGACAACGTTACGCTCACGCCGCACAACGCCGGCAACGTCGTGGACGCGCTGCCCAAGAGCCCGCTCCTGCTTGCGCGCAAGATTGCCGAGTTCTGGGAGACGGGCAAGAGCGACATGGTAGTGAACCTCAAGGCGATCGCGTCCTAG
- a CDS encoding iron-containing alcohol dehydrogenase has protein sequence MKTYKLGADKIYFGEDAVFALAELPAELRRAYIVMSGTIQKELGQLKVITDVLESSGWTWRANTDVEPEPCWESVRRGVEDMKEFEPDWVIGFGGGSAMDAAKAMWVFYENPQYKSLEEVMPPAPLTLRERARVCCIATSAGTGSECTRAALIKDPVQKRKYSVREYTGRLIPDVAILDPAFSATMPRRGTVACGMDALTHAIESYVANTANVFSDAQAMGAWVAGYRALRTCANEPSNLSARADMLAASCLGGIAFTNGALGVCHGIAHTFGATYNVAHGLANGIVLPYSIAFNRDHSETAATRYEELAGFVGAHDLERVILDLRSELGVPTTMREVVPDEAEFESSLEVLVGKVLSDVCTPANPVEVTADDARLLLRTVYYGE, from the coding sequence ATGAAGACATACAAGCTTGGAGCCGATAAGATCTACTTCGGAGAGGACGCCGTCTTTGCGCTCGCAGAACTTCCCGCAGAGCTTCGGCGGGCCTACATCGTGATGAGCGGGACCATCCAGAAGGAGCTTGGCCAGCTCAAGGTGATTACAGACGTGCTCGAGTCGTCGGGCTGGACGTGGCGCGCCAACACGGACGTGGAGCCCGAGCCTTGCTGGGAGTCGGTGCGTCGCGGCGTGGAGGACATGAAGGAGTTCGAACCCGACTGGGTGATAGGCTTTGGCGGGGGCTCCGCGATGGATGCTGCCAAGGCCATGTGGGTCTTCTACGAGAACCCCCAGTACAAGAGCCTCGAGGAGGTCATGCCGCCGGCGCCGCTCACCTTGCGCGAGCGGGCTCGCGTCTGTTGCATCGCGACAAGCGCTGGGACGGGCTCCGAGTGCACGCGCGCTGCGCTCATAAAGGACCCCGTGCAGAAGAGGAAGTACTCGGTGCGCGAGTACACGGGGCGCCTGATTCCTGACGTGGCCATCTTGGACCCGGCCTTCTCTGCCACGATGCCGCGCAGGGGAACCGTGGCGTGCGGCATGGACGCGCTCACCCATGCCATCGAGTCGTATGTGGCCAACACGGCCAACGTCTTCTCTGACGCGCAGGCCATGGGGGCATGGGTCGCGGGCTATCGAGCGCTCAGGACCTGTGCGAACGAGCCGAGCAACCTGTCCGCCCGTGCGGACATGCTGGCTGCCAGCTGCTTGGGTGGCATCGCGTTTACCAACGGGGCGCTCGGTGTCTGCCACGGCATCGCACATACCTTCGGGGCCACCTACAATGTGGCTCACGGGCTGGCCAACGGCATCGTGCTTCCCTACAGCATCGCGTTCAATCGTGATCATTCTGAAACTGCCGCAACACGCTATGAGGAGCTTGCGGGATTTGTGGGGGCTCACGATCTTGAGCGCGTGATTCTCGATCTGCGGTCAGAGCTGGGGGTGCCCACCACCATGCGCGAGGTCGTGCCCGACGAGGCCGAGTTCGAGTCCAGTCTCGAGGTGCTTGTCGGCAAGGTCCTGTCCGACGTGTGCACGCCCGCTAACCCGGTTGAGGTTACCGCGGATGACGCGCGACTGCTCCTGCGCACGGTCTACTACGGGGAGTAG
- a CDS encoding PTS transporter subunit IIC, producing MDGFFAVLKQIFDAFGNYITVPIIIYIICRVFKTPRKRAFQSAVLVGVGLMGMSFVTTAFGGVLTPLITRMVDVSGLNKPALDIGWQAVAAVAYSTNLGMMFIGVGLLFQVVLWFGKITDIFMPSDLWNNYSISVWGSMLFLLTGNMPLAFVLMLLINLVTLLIAESVQKRWSTYYNYPSCAMTAPHHNGDAPMYLVLNVLFSKLGFDKIKANPQSIRKRIGFMGEPMYIGLAIGLILGIVGNVDRLNTIVGLGNVAQVAVTCSAVMAIFPKIAGMFAAGFGALTEFSRKTLSKSKYGKDRQFIVAVNDALGYGEAATLTTGLLVIPFGVLIAFLMPGNLVVPLMVLPSLPYMVEIPVALSNGNVFKAWCMAVIVFAAKLAMASYWASAFTQVAAGVGFEAAVEAVASGTFVIGFIMSNCTAGLITMAFLTQNPLVIALVMAAYVAFFILFRKNKDRFQGYLEFLATGKRPEPEVSKVMA from the coding sequence ATGGACGGCTTCTTTGCAGTTTTGAAGCAAATATTCGACGCCTTCGGCAACTACATTACCGTGCCGATAATCATCTACATCATCTGTCGCGTCTTTAAGACTCCGCGCAAGCGCGCGTTCCAGTCGGCCGTGCTCGTGGGCGTGGGCCTCATGGGCATGTCTTTCGTCACCACGGCGTTCGGAGGGGTCCTGACCCCGCTCATTACGCGCATGGTCGACGTCTCGGGGCTCAACAAGCCCGCACTCGACATCGGCTGGCAGGCCGTGGCCGCCGTGGCCTACTCGACCAACCTTGGCATGATGTTTATCGGCGTTGGCCTGCTCTTCCAGGTCGTCCTTTGGTTTGGCAAGATTACCGACATCTTCATGCCGTCCGACCTTTGGAACAACTACTCGATTTCCGTCTGGGGATCCATGCTGTTCCTGCTGACCGGCAACATGCCGCTTGCCTTCGTGCTCATGCTCCTCATCAATCTTGTGACGCTCCTCATTGCGGAGTCGGTCCAGAAGCGTTGGTCGACGTACTATAACTATCCCAGCTGCGCGATGACCGCACCCCATCACAACGGCGACGCCCCCATGTACCTGGTGCTCAACGTTCTCTTTTCCAAGCTTGGCTTCGACAAGATCAAGGCGAACCCCCAGTCCATTCGCAAGAGGATCGGATTCATGGGCGAGCCGATGTACATCGGCCTGGCCATCGGTCTTATCTTGGGCATCGTCGGCAACGTAGACCGGCTCAACACCATCGTGGGGCTGGGCAACGTCGCACAGGTTGCCGTCACGTGCTCGGCCGTCATGGCCATTTTCCCCAAGATCGCAGGCATGTTCGCCGCAGGCTTTGGTGCGTTGACCGAGTTCTCTCGCAAGACCCTCTCCAAGTCCAAGTATGGAAAGGACCGCCAGTTCATCGTGGCCGTCAACGATGCTTTGGGCTATGGTGAGGCAGCCACGCTGACCACTGGCCTCCTGGTGATTCCGTTTGGCGTCCTGATTGCCTTCCTGATGCCGGGAAACCTGGTCGTTCCCCTTATGGTGCTTCCCTCTCTTCCGTACATGGTCGAGATCCCCGTTGCCCTCTCTAACGGGAACGTGTTCAAGGCGTGGTGCATGGCCGTCATCGTCTTTGCCGCCAAGCTCGCCATGGCCTCCTACTGGGCCTCCGCCTTCACGCAGGTCGCCGCTGGGGTCGGCTTCGAGGCCGCTGTCGAGGCCGTAGCCTCGGGAACGTTCGTCATCGGCTTCATCATGTCCAACTGCACGGCCGGTCTCATAACGATGGCCTTCCTCACGCAGAACCCGCTCGTCATCGCTCTGGTCATGGCCGCCTACGTTGCATTCTTCATTCTATTCCGCAAGAACAAGGATCGCTTCCAGGGCTACCTCGAGTTCCTGGCAACGGGCAAGCGTCCCGAGCCGGAGGTAAGCAAGGTCATGGCCTAG
- a CDS encoding alcohol dehydrogenase catalytic domain-containing protein, whose translation MRAAVLYDQGDIRIIDAPLPQIASDEVLVKNVVSTTCGTDVKNYRRGYPLLKPPHPYGHEFSGVIAAVGSAVEGVREGDRVAVHNSAPCGHCYWCKHGQPSMCENLLFNRGSYAEYVRVPAPIVQQNLFVMPDELSHKAASLMEPLSCAVYGIQNCPIEQGDFVVINGAGPIGLMFARLAVLRGAQVLVTDLVQSRLDVAERLGVWRTLNLTGVEDSVVAVRDMTDDGRGADVVIEATGLLDVWETSVHMARKGGFVLLFGGTKSGSVLKMDATLLHYSQLTVKGVFHTTPLTVSEAFKLLCLGVISADDFVQNEYPLERLEEAILEHASGKVIKNCVVYD comes from the coding sequence ATGCGTGCAGCTGTGCTTTACGATCAGGGAGACATCCGCATCATTGATGCCCCCCTGCCTCAGATTGCATCCGATGAGGTGCTGGTGAAGAACGTCGTCTCGACGACGTGCGGGACTGACGTCAAGAACTATCGTCGGGGCTATCCCCTGCTCAAGCCTCCGCACCCCTATGGGCACGAGTTCTCCGGGGTGATCGCGGCCGTCGGGTCTGCCGTCGAGGGCGTGCGCGAGGGCGATCGCGTCGCCGTGCACAACTCGGCCCCGTGCGGTCACTGCTACTGGTGCAAGCACGGGCAGCCCTCGATGTGTGAGAACCTCCTGTTTAATCGGGGATCTTACGCGGAGTACGTGCGCGTGCCCGCGCCCATTGTGCAGCAGAACCTTTTTGTGATGCCGGACGAGCTGAGCCACAAGGCGGCCTCGCTCATGGAGCCCTTATCGTGCGCCGTCTATGGCATCCAGAACTGCCCCATCGAACAGGGTGACTTCGTGGTCATCAACGGGGCGGGGCCCATCGGGCTCATGTTCGCGCGGCTCGCCGTGTTGCGCGGGGCCCAGGTGCTCGTCACGGACTTGGTCCAGAGCCGCCTTGACGTGGCTGAGCGTCTGGGCGTGTGGCGGACGCTCAATCTAACGGGAGTCGAGGACAGCGTGGTCGCCGTTCGCGATATGACGGATGACGGGCGTGGTGCCGACGTGGTTATAGAGGCTACAGGACTTCTTGACGTGTGGGAGACGAGCGTGCACATGGCGCGCAAGGGCGGGTTCGTGCTGCTCTTTGGCGGCACGAAGTCGGGGAGCGTGCTCAAGATGGACGCGACGCTCCTGCATTACTCGCAGCTCACGGTCAAGGGGGTCTTTCATACCACGCCACTTACGGTCTCGGAGGCGTTCAAGCTCCTGTGTCTGGGGGTCATTTCCGCGGATGACTTCGTCCAGAACGAGTATCCGCTCGAGCGTCTCGAGGAGGCCATCTTGGAGCACGCGTCGGGCAAGGTCATCAAGAACTGCGTCGTCTACGACTAA
- a CDS encoding BglG family transcription antiterminator has product MDLKSRQISLLRCLPQAAEGVSVQTLADEFGVSRRTIYYDIAHINEWLGREDLGKVTLENQMVTSKDVCWKYAGRLVGLSRVRVFTVSERRSMTLVRIALAHEHATIPSLMDGYEVSRNTVIADIRELKGELNPLGINLASVPGQGYTLLGDEITIRKFIWSKLQGLAGAECIQDVRRFLQRTLVDVTKNDIDYYELCRSLIKQYELDLKTRCFLDSNGLEGMMIQVSWLRGLRGSWVAMGREEQITLSGTLSYRSVQCSVEKLKSAGIALPSEEILYITSLLLGIKTTNFARQREEDEYVSELAENLIGNFERVGCLTFMNKETIHEQLSHHIRPLYYRQKYGISVHNPLTVDVQKMYPMAFDFTRRAAVETGMDDLSDDELAYLTIYLSNDLDNKMLENGDTSATRVLLVGARNMSTITLVKEQLFDACGICFEYDCAEVDSLHRWTLESYALVVALSHLPQEFRSDNMVETTPFFSEESRRQIYEVLRSNRIISRYDALIEGIVEIVGENIPDSDWGWLRSDKLHFELFRYFDERDRGFRGPTSVQLGDSHVRAERVVVPQGSTWGTAVLLGAHKLQEDASKSCLVERMSNIMASNKLLYYRMAPEVVIVRCPMQGDENAHVEAQIVLAPDGIELPDGKPARVVVCMATINRYSHWGTLYDIYQYFSSQEHVATLMADVLEA; this is encoded by the coding sequence ATGGATCTCAAAAGCAGGCAGATCTCTCTCTTGCGCTGTCTTCCTCAAGCTGCTGAGGGAGTAAGCGTTCAAACCCTTGCGGATGAGTTTGGAGTATCGCGACGGACGATTTACTACGACATAGCGCACATCAATGAGTGGCTTGGGCGCGAAGACCTTGGTAAGGTTACTCTCGAGAACCAGATGGTTACGAGTAAGGACGTCTGCTGGAAGTACGCAGGGCGTCTTGTCGGCCTCAGCCGCGTGCGCGTGTTTACGGTATCTGAACGTCGGTCAATGACTCTTGTGCGTATTGCCCTCGCACATGAGCATGCCACCATCCCGAGCCTCATGGACGGCTATGAAGTTTCTCGCAACACCGTAATCGCCGATATTCGTGAGCTCAAGGGGGAACTGAATCCACTCGGAATCAATCTTGCCAGCGTACCGGGACAAGGCTACACGCTTTTGGGCGACGAGATTACCATTCGAAAATTCATCTGGTCCAAGCTCCAGGGCCTTGCGGGAGCCGAGTGCATCCAGGACGTGAGACGCTTTCTCCAGCGCACGCTTGTTGACGTAACAAAGAATGACATTGATTATTATGAGCTTTGCCGCAGTCTCATCAAACAATACGAACTAGATCTCAAAACTCGCTGCTTTCTTGACAGCAACGGCCTTGAGGGCATGATGATCCAAGTTTCGTGGCTCCGGGGCCTTAGGGGCAGCTGGGTCGCCATGGGCCGAGAAGAGCAGATTACGCTCAGCGGAACCCTCTCTTATCGTTCGGTTCAGTGCAGCGTCGAGAAGCTCAAGAGCGCAGGCATTGCCCTGCCCTCCGAGGAGATTCTCTACATCACCTCCCTTTTGCTGGGAATCAAGACCACCAACTTTGCGCGGCAACGTGAGGAAGACGAGTACGTGAGTGAGCTCGCCGAGAATCTCATCGGCAACTTCGAACGTGTGGGCTGTCTCACCTTCATGAACAAGGAAACTATTCACGAGCAGCTCTCCCATCACATCAGACCGCTGTACTATCGCCAGAAATATGGCATCTCCGTTCACAACCCGCTTACGGTTGACGTGCAGAAGATGTATCCGATGGCCTTTGACTTCACGCGACGCGCCGCGGTGGAAACCGGTATGGATGACCTCTCCGACGACGAGCTCGCCTATCTCACGATTTACCTGTCAAACGACCTCGACAACAAGATGCTCGAAAACGGGGACACGAGTGCTACCAGGGTCCTTCTCGTGGGTGCCAGGAATATGTCAACCATTACCTTGGTCAAGGAGCAGCTCTTTGACGCCTGCGGCATCTGCTTCGAATACGACTGTGCCGAGGTAGATAGCCTGCACCGATGGACACTTGAGTCCTATGCGCTCGTCGTTGCGCTCTCGCATCTTCCCCAAGAGTTCAGAAGCGACAACATGGTCGAGACCACCCCATTCTTCTCTGAGGAGAGCCGCAGGCAAATCTATGAGGTACTAAGAAGCAATCGGATCATCTCTCGCTATGACGCCCTCATCGAAGGTATCGTCGAAATAGTGGGTGAGAACATCCCCGACTCCGATTGGGGGTGGCTGCGCTCTGACAAGCTTCACTTCGAACTCTTCCGCTATTTTGACGAGCGCGACCGAGGCTTCAGGGGGCCGACTTCGGTGCAGCTGGGCGACTCGCATGTGCGCGCTGAGCGCGTGGTCGTACCTCAGGGCTCGACATGGGGCACGGCCGTACTGCTGGGGGCCCATAAGTTACAGGAGGACGCCTCCAAAAGCTGCCTAGTGGAGCGTATGAGCAACATCATGGCAAGCAATAAGCTTCTTTATTATCGTATGGCTCCCGAGGTCGTGATCGTGCGCTGCCCCATGCAGGGAGACGAGAACGCCCACGTTGAGGCGCAGATCGTGCTTGCCCCTGATGGCATCGAGCTTCCCGATGGCAAGCCGGCCCGTGTCGTGGTCTGCATGGCAACCATCAACCGATACTCGCACTGGGGAACACTTTACGATATATATCAATACTTTTCCAGTCAAGAGCACGTGGCCACGCTCATGGCCGATGTGTTGGAAGCTTAG
- a CDS encoding GNAT family N-acetyltransferase: protein MEIRRAGEKDLPGLGRLLDQVLKVHAQGRPDIFRAGTRKYTDDELREILADDTLPVFVAVREGAPDGEILGYAFCVMRDYAGSNNLQPIRTLYIDDLCVDESARGHHVGMALYQHVVSYARAQGCHNLTLNVWACNPSAQRFYEAMGMSPQKTCLEQML, encoded by the coding sequence ATGGAGATCAGGCGCGCAGGCGAGAAGGACCTTCCCGGTCTCGGGCGGTTGCTTGACCAGGTACTGAAGGTGCACGCCCAGGGCCGCCCTGACATCTTTCGCGCGGGAACGCGCAAGTACACCGACGACGAGCTCCGAGAGATCTTGGCTGACGACACGCTCCCCGTCTTCGTGGCCGTGCGCGAAGGTGCCCCGGACGGAGAGATTCTGGGCTACGCGTTTTGTGTGATGCGGGACTATGCGGGGAGTAACAACCTACAGCCGATAAGGACCCTCTACATAGATGACCTCTGCGTGGACGAGTCCGCGCGCGGCCATCACGTGGGCATGGCCCTCTACCAACACGTGGTGAGCTACGCTCGCGCGCAAGGCTGCCATAACCTGACGCTCAACGTCTGGGCATGCAATCCCTCGGCCCAGCGCTTCTACGAGGCCATGGGGATGTCTCCCCAAAAGACCTGTCTGGAGCAGATGCTATAG
- a CDS encoding mandelate racemase/muconate lactonizing enzyme family protein, whose amino-acid sequence MKITSVDIIKAFKEPSVAAEVAVGNVPWHPVFVRINTDEDISGLGEVGVAYGNAQTAGFGMAIDFAQCIVGLDPMNNEQIWDRLHRLTFWGMGNGGVIMAGISGIDIALWDIRGKALGAPVWKLLGGKTNTRLRAYASQLQFDWGKVSHSLARPEEYAEAMRKAMDDGFDAVKVDPIGFDMNGVWMGRSSRGILQRDQMRLAVDRVAAMREAGPDVDIIIELHALTDATTSVQLGRELQKLGCFYYEEPTQPLNPSLFREIADKVDIPLATGERVYTRWGYRPFFEDRSISVIQPDLCNVGGITEGKKICDQAHVYDIGVQVHCCGGPVSASAALQLEAVIPNFVIHELHASALIEDNIRLCRNDYVTHGGYFEVPDEPGIGQELTEYALSNAEIVTVR is encoded by the coding sequence ATGAAGATTACAAGCGTAGACATCATCAAGGCGTTTAAAGAACCAAGCGTTGCCGCAGAGGTGGCGGTGGGAAACGTTCCCTGGCATCCGGTGTTCGTGCGCATCAATACCGATGAAGACATCTCAGGTCTTGGGGAAGTGGGCGTCGCCTACGGAAATGCCCAGACTGCAGGTTTTGGCATGGCAATCGACTTCGCTCAGTGCATCGTGGGGCTTGACCCCATGAACAACGAGCAGATTTGGGATCGCCTTCACCGTCTTACCTTCTGGGGCATGGGCAACGGCGGCGTGATCATGGCGGGTATCTCGGGCATCGATATCGCCCTTTGGGACATCCGAGGCAAGGCGCTGGGGGCTCCCGTGTGGAAGCTGCTGGGAGGAAAGACCAACACCAGACTGCGCGCCTATGCCTCTCAGCTGCAGTTCGACTGGGGGAAGGTGTCGCATTCGCTCGCGCGGCCCGAGGAGTACGCCGAGGCCATGCGCAAGGCAATGGACGACGGCTTTGATGCCGTGAAGGTCGACCCCATAGGCTTCGACATGAACGGCGTGTGGATGGGCCGCTCAAGTCGTGGGATTCTTCAGCGTGATCAGATGCGGCTTGCCGTCGATCGCGTGGCTGCCATGCGCGAGGCAGGCCCGGACGTGGACATCATCATCGAGCTGCACGCGCTCACGGATGCCACGACCTCTGTCCAGCTAGGCCGCGAGCTTCAGAAACTTGGTTGCTTCTATTATGAAGAGCCAACGCAGCCGCTTAATCCCTCCCTCTTCCGTGAGATCGCCGATAAGGTCGACATTCCCCTGGCGACCGGGGAGCGCGTCTACACGCGCTGGGGCTATCGACCCTTCTTCGAGGATCGATCGATTAGTGTCATTCAACCCGACCTCTGCAATGTGGGCGGCATCACCGAGGGCAAGAAAATCTGTGACCAGGCTCATGTCTATGACATCGGTGTCCAGGTGCACTGTTGCGGAGGGCCGGTCTCTGCGAGCGCCGCGCTCCAGCTCGAGGCCGTGATTCCCAATTTCGTGATTCACGAGCTGCATGCTTCGGCTCTCATCGAGGACAATATTCGTCTGTGCAGAAATGACTATGTGACTCATGGCGGATACTTCGAAGTCCCGGATGAGCCTGGTATTGGTCAGGAGCTTACCGAGTACGCGTTGTCGAACGCAGAGATAGTGACTGTTCGCTAG
- a CDS encoding class II aldolase/adducin family protein: protein MLMEEERAQIVEYGKKMSAAGLSVGTSGNISIYDPETGYMAISPSGLGYFDTKPEDVVVMDLDGAIIDGARKPSSEHGLHTIVYQNRPEARAVVHTHSPYATTLACLHQTLRPVHYVIMGAGVNEVPLVPYVTFGTPELAEAVGEVLVANPKTRVVLLANHGDVCYQASLPKAFGLATNIEFTAQIQWQCLCAGEPQYLTDEQMASAMERSKTYGQQTK, encoded by the coding sequence ATGTTGATGGAGGAAGAGCGCGCGCAGATCGTTGAGTATGGCAAAAAGATGAGTGCCGCAGGCCTCTCGGTGGGCACGAGCGGAAACATCTCGATCTACGATCCCGAGACCGGCTACATGGCCATTAGCCCCTCTGGACTGGGCTACTTTGACACGAAGCCCGAAGACGTGGTCGTCATGGATCTTGACGGTGCCATCATCGACGGCGCGCGCAAGCCGTCGAGCGAGCATGGGCTTCACACCATCGTCTACCAGAACCGTCCCGAGGCTCGGGCAGTGGTGCACACGCACTCGCCCTACGCTACGACCCTCGCATGCCTGCACCAGACCCTGAGGCCCGTTCACTATGTGATTATGGGCGCGGGCGTCAACGAGGTGCCCTTGGTGCCCTACGTTACCTTTGGCACCCCTGAGCTCGCCGAAGCTGTCGGAGAGGTCCTGGTAGCCAACCCGAAGACGCGCGTGGTGCTTCTCGCCAACCATGGTGACGTGTGCTATCAGGCGAGCCTGCCCAAGGCGTTCGGGCTTGCCACGAACATCGAGTTCACCGCTCAGATTCAGTGGCAGTGCCTGTGTGCGGGCGAGCCGCAGTATTTGACTGACGAGCAGATGGCAAGCGCCATGGAGCGCTCCAAGACCTACGGTCAGCAGACCAAGTAG
- a CDS encoding PTS sugar transporter subunit IIB: MRIVNILCVCGSGTATSAMLAAKLRDVLEEHGYDCDTDETNPPGIATAVMTRAWDLIAYTSPVEEDYGIPMLNATGFLVGINEDEFIEQLMEAVGKLDLSE; this comes from the coding sequence ATGAGGATTGTCAATATTCTATGCGTCTGCGGATCGGGCACCGCCACCTCCGCCATGCTCGCCGCCAAGCTTCGCGACGTGCTTGAAGAGCACGGATACGACTGCGATACGGACGAGACAAACCCTCCGGGCATCGCTACTGCCGTGATGACGCGTGCCTGGGATCTTATCGCCTACACGAGCCCCGTGGAAGAGGACTACGGCATTCCGATGCTCAATGCCACCGGCTTCCTTGTGGGAATCAACGAGGACGAGTTCATCGAGCAGCTCATGGAGGCCGTTGGAAAACTTGACCTGAGCGAGTAG